In Blattabacterium cuenoti, the following proteins share a genomic window:
- the pdxA gene encoding 4-hydroxythreonine-4-phosphate dehydrogenase PdxA — protein MNHIKKKIKVGFTTGDINGIGIEIFLKVCSKKKLLDFFTPILFGSTKLCFYYKKILNMEINNIREVKNFKEVVDYKINIFNIWKDDIKFESIKINHPESGKYPISSLKKAVKALKEGKIDVLVTAPVNKKHMNFKNFSFFGHTEYLQNVLGGESLMLMIHDFLKIALVTNHLPLKRVSSELNIKKIIKSIKILRKSLIIDFSVEKPKIAVLGCNPHSSDNGLIGNEEKIKIKPAIDSLFQKQGWLVFGPYPSDSFFGNQSYRNFDAVLAMYHDQGLIPFKTLTFNHGVNFTAGLSHIRTSPDHGVAYDIAKKGIANESSFEEAIFNAIKIFKNRKEYMEFSLSKLS, from the coding sequence ATGAATCATATAAAAAAAAAAATTAAAGTCGGATTTACCACGGGTGATATTAACGGAATAGGAATAGAGATTTTTTTGAAAGTGTGTTCAAAAAAAAAACTTTTAGATTTTTTTACTCCGATATTATTTGGATCTACCAAATTATGTTTTTATTATAAAAAAATTTTAAATATGGAAATCAATAATATACGAGAAGTTAAAAATTTTAAAGAAGTAGTTGATTATAAAATCAATATTTTCAATATTTGGAAAGATGATATTAAATTTGAATCTATAAAAATAAATCATCCTGAATCAGGAAAATACCCTATTTCATCTTTAAAAAAAGCAGTAAAAGCTTTAAAAGAAGGAAAAATAGATGTACTTGTAACAGCTCCTGTTAATAAAAAACACATGAATTTCAAAAATTTTTCATTTTTTGGTCATACTGAATATCTACAGAATGTTTTGGGAGGAGAATCCTTAATGTTAATGATTCACGATTTTTTAAAAATTGCATTAGTTACCAATCATTTACCCTTAAAAAGGGTAAGTTCAGAATTAAATATTAAAAAAATAATAAAATCAATAAAAATTTTACGTAAATCTCTTATCATTGATTTTTCTGTAGAAAAACCTAAAATTGCAGTTTTAGGATGTAATCCACATTCCAGTGATAATGGATTAATAGGAAATGAAGAAAAAATAAAAATTAAACCAGCTATTGATAGTTTATTTCAAAAACAAGGATGGTTAGTTTTTGGGCCTTATCCTTCAGATAGTTTTTTTGGAAATCAAAGCTATCGAAATTTTGATGCAGTTTTAGCTATGTATCACGATCAAGGATTAATCCCTTTTAAAACCCTAACTTTTAATCATGGAGTGAATTTTACAGCTGGACTTTCTCATATACGGACATCTCCTGATCATGGAGTCGCCTATGATATAGCTAAAAAAGGAATTGCTAATGAAAGTTCATTTGAAGAAGCAATTTTTAACGCTATAAAAATATTTAAAAATAGAAAAGAATATATGGAATTTAGTTTATCCAAATTATCATAA
- a CDS encoding FoF1 ATP synthase subunit delta/epsilon produces the protein MKIKIISSHKILYQENIISIIAPGYHGYFQILKNHTPFISILKNGCLKLESKNVKKKIKIEGGLLQVKKNLIVIIL, from the coding sequence ATGAAAATAAAAATTATTAGCTCTCATAAAATTTTGTATCAAGAAAATATAATTTCTATTATAGCTCCTGGATATCATGGGTATTTTCAAATATTAAAAAATCATACTCCATTTATTTCTATATTAAAAAATGGTTGTTTAAAATTAGAATCAAAAAATGTAAAAAAGAAAATAAAGATAGAAGGTGGACTTTTACAAGTGAAAAAAAATCTGATTGTTATAATTTTATGA